In Setaria italica strain Yugu1 chromosome IX, Setaria_italica_v2.0, whole genome shotgun sequence, the genomic stretch GTTATGCATGTTGATGGTTTCTTTTGCTTGACAGGCAGCTAGCAGCTCAAGTGCTTTATTCCTGACTGCTGGAGCACAAAACCTATTGTGCTTGAATCTAGCAGAAGAGCTTGGTGTTATTATCGCAAATCCATGGGTATCATGGTTTAAAGCTGCTAGTTTGCCAGCTATTGTTTCTCTCCTAGCAACGCCATACTTGCTGTACAAAATCTACCCCCCTGAAACAAAGGACACCCCTGAGGCCCCAGCATTGGCTGCAGAGAAGCAGAAGCGGATGGGGCCTGTGACTAAAAATGAATGGGTTATGGTTGGCACAATGATTTTTGCAGTGTCCCTATGGATTTTGGGGTAAGATCATCTGTCACTGAAGAAGATCATCTCATAACGTTGACTCGTGATCTCAATACCATCCTGCAGCCTGCCACCTATTAGACTATATGGttcttttataaataaaatatttgcaTGGACTTTCGCAATGCAAGCTGCTCCATATATACAGCCTCATTAGTCATTACACTTAGCTTGGAATGATCAAATTAATCTGAAAGCGAATAATTAATTGTTTGATTCTCTCATCCTTAAGTTGCCATAGCGCACTGTCCCATTCATTTAGTCCGTTTCCCACTCTTTGTTTCTCTTTTCTTGTTCCTTGCTTGCTTCTAATATATGGAAACTTGGTGATCCATATGCATCCTGCTATTGATGACAccatgttttcttttttatttatctCTGTTGATCGTATTCATCTGTATCCATCACAACATGCATGTTTAAATACTTGAGAGACCCGTCGTAGATCTTTATTAATCCCTAATTTCAGTGATTGGTAGCTACTACGTACGAACTAGGCAAAGTGCTTTAGAACACTAATTATGAGATCTTATGCATTGTGCCCTAGAAATAGTGTGCTTTTTTGTGTCCCATGGTCATGATGGATatgtttttttgaaacaaaGGTCATGATGGATATGTAACCTATTTGCAATTTCCGTTCAGGGATGCTATTGGTGTGCCTAGTGTTGTGGCTGCAATGCTTGGGCTCTCCATTCTTCTCCTGCTTGGTGTGCTGGACTGGGGTGATATCTTGAATGAAAAGTCCGCATGGGATACATTGGCTTGGTTTTCAGTTCTGGTTGGGATGGCAGCACAACTCACAAACCTAGGGATTGTTTCATGGATGTCAAACTGTATTGCCAAGCTGCTTCAGTCTTTCTCATTGAGTTGGCCTGCAGCATTTTGTGTTCTTCAGGCCTCCTACTTCCTGATCCATTATCTATTTGCAAGCCAAACTGGGCATATTGGAGCCTTGTACTCTGCATTTCTGGCTATGCATGTAGCAGCAGGTGTTCCTCGTGTGCTTTCAGCACTTGCTTTGGCGTTCAACACAGATTTGTTTGGGGGAATAACTCACTACAGCAGTGGGCAGGCAGCGGTATACTTTGGAGGTAATTTCATTAGTCTAGCTTCTGTTCTGAACCTAGTTTATTTCCTGATTGGTTATTCTTGGGCTCTGACTCTACCAATTGAGTTTTTTGGTTGTTTAGTAGTGTTTTCGTACAGAATGAGCGGTCCATTGAGATTGCTATCCTAGTTAACATGTTGCTTTCCTTTTGCAGCTGGGTATCTTGATCTTCCCGATGTTTTCAGGATTGGTTTTGTAATAACCATGATTAACGCATGTATCTGGGGAGTTATTGGGACCATTTGGTGGAAATTTCTAGGGCTCTACTGACAGCAGGCACCATGTAATTTTCCTTTGCCGATCATCAAGTTGCTCTTGCTCATGGATTAGAAGGGGAAGAGTCAAGAGTGTAATAACATAATAACGACTGTTGTTCATGCTGGGTAGCTTCGTTAATGCTATCAGCTCAGTACAGTTTCTCGATCACAGGCTGCTACGTCTGCCCTGTTTCTCCATGCATCTTGTACAGTTGCATAGTTTTCTCGTAAAATATAATGTAAGTTGGCCAGGAAACGGTCTTGTGGGAGATTTTGTGCAAATCTTTTCTGGCTTTGTGATCATACCAGCTATGGTTATAGAGCatatcaagaatcaaggaggaaaaagaaaaacaagcaaCAAGTTGCATGGATGTCACATGCTAACGTGCTCATGTATCCTCTCTCAAGCATGTACATGGCTGATCAGCTAATAACCGGCCGCCAGGAGAATAATCATGCATGGATGGGCCATGCATTGTATTAGCACCATGCCACCAAGATACACACGCGCTATGTTCTGCCGCCGGCCGCAAGCACGCGCGGTACCTGCTGGCGCGCTCTGGCCCAGACATTACGGGAGGGAGCCAGAATGTAGCCCCACAATTCTGAAGATATGCATCGTCAGACGGTCAACGCGTGATGATAAGAGCAGCTGCACGATTATCAGACCGGCCTTCTCTCGAGCCGATTAAGGCCTCGTTCGTTTTCACCGGATTAGCTCGGAATGAGGTCCATTCCTGGTGGTTTGAAGTGGTCCGGTTTGAAACCAGACTTGCATTGAAAGTGTTGTTCGTTTTAGTCTGGCCTGGAACGAAAACTGACCTGGATTGGAATCTTTCTACATTAGATAGCTCGGACTAAAACCATACCTCCTCACCCCTGGAATGAATCTTAGCCGGATTGAGtgacacgggtggaatcactcaaaccAGATCTTCAAACCAGATCTGAAAGTAATCCTGGCTGGAATCCAATCCTGGTgaaacgaacgaggcctaaGAGCCTGTTCGGTTCGGCCGGTTTTGCCCGGTTGGACGGATTGGAACGGCTCGGAATGCTGTTCGGTTAGATCTGATCCGGAATAGAAACAGGCCCGGTTCTACTCCCGGTCCGGTTCTACTCGCGCGCAATCAttccccacctcctcccctccggAACGGAGCCTGGCCGCTCGCTCGACTCGGTCTCCCCTCGGTCCTCCCTCTCGTTCAGCCTCCCGtccccgccggatccgcgccgccgtccccgccgtctACGACCGCCTCCGCCGGGCCCGGGAGGCCTTCGTGGCCGCCGAGGTGGCCGGCACCGCTGACGTGGAGGCGTTCCTGGAGGAGCTCAAGGGCGTCGCGCTCGAGGCCAACCGCCTCCGTCGGGGCGTTCTTTcggagctcgtcgccgccgccgggggttACCAGGCGGCGCTCTACCTCGAGGCGCTATCGCGCTTCGTGCTATCCATGCAAGACCCCGAGGTGCTCCGCCGCTTTGACCAGTGCCGCCCCTCGCCCGGTAGCTAGTCCCCCTTCTTGCTCCCAAGGTCCGTGCCGTTTCTTTCTCCGTTGCTTCATTTCTTTCGTTCGTGCAAATTCTTGGTTTCTGTATTGGGGGAATAGCAGGTTCACGGCAGTTACTGGTAGTATTTCCTTCTCGTTTGACTTGCTTATAGCATTGTCCTTTCAAGTTCTGGATGGACACATTTACTATAGTAGCGCACATGGCGTTCCTATTGGTTCTGATATTCTTGTTGGTGGTCAGATTAATCTATGCTACAAGTAACTAGAGAAACAGTAGGATCAGTACATCTGGAGTGATGCGTGAGTCTGATTTCATTGTCAG encodes the following:
- the LOC101759872 gene encoding dicarboxylate transporter 2.1, chloroplastic; translation: MEIGLVVAHRPSLPVAAVPAPAYLRRRHLPGLISLPRTSPSLFSPHHQRLSPTPRHDLLQPLRASPAPDSSPKPEPPAASGAKLVPLVISIAVGLAVRFLAPRPAEVSPNAWQMLSIFLSTIAGLVLGPLPVGAVAFLGLTTVVATKTLPFAAAFAAFTNEIIWLIVISFFFARGFVKTGLGDRIATYFVKWLGSSTLGLSYGLTLGEACIAPAMPSTAARAGGIFLPIIKSLSISAGSKPNHPSSRKLGSYLVMTQFQAASSSSALFLTAGAQNLLCLNLAEELGVIIANPWVSWFKAASLPAIVSLLATPYLLYKIYPPETKDTPEAPALAAEKQKRMGPVTKNEWVMVGTMIFAVSLWILGDAIGVPSVVAAMLGLSILLLLGVLDWGDILNEKSAWDTLAWFSVLVGMAAQLTNLGIVSWMSNCIAKLLQSFSLSWPAAFCVLQASYFLIHYLFASQTGHIGALYSAFLAMHVAAGVPRVLSALALAFNTDLFGGITHYSSGQAAVYFGAGYLDLPDVFRIGFVITMINACIWGVIGTIWWKFLGLY